One Pyrofollis japonicus DNA window includes the following coding sequences:
- a CDS encoding DEAD/DEAH box helicase: MVQNNAFSLLHERLRKVIERFGYKEPTVVQREVIPIVLRGYSVLVSAPTGSGKTEAAFFPVMSKILEERLTGIRALYITPLRSLNRDIFHRLTQIGDSVGVSISLRHGDSSEREKQEFLRNPPAIAIMTPETFYLMLSVKKFQQNIKYLEYIIIDEVHELLSSKRGVELSLALERVEALYSTKKIKIIALSATLNRPYDVARYIMGYRAFKVVDLRHLMKNYNIRVKMPRTQGSSSTEIDDRAKFIASIVRGTYGKVLIFTNTRDTAEVLGALLRKELGDIVRVHHGSLSKDERIRGENEFREGNVKALVATSSLELGIDIGEVNLVIQYMSPRQALKLAQRVGRASHRVGLVSRGIIVTSNNVFDILESAIIAARTMRGNIENLYIHENALDALIHQLVGLVIEQGEIEVTRAYNIITRSKFYENLDFDTFNQLIQIGETVGILRIRDNKMRQGPRSKSYYYSTTMITETKQYIVIDISSGSKIGVLDEEFVATLDKGDMFVLAGRIWEVVDISNDSVKVVPKRDSEKLFPPAWEGELIPVENGVAREVGSVLRRILANKSVLNSYPLDVESKRYVTEKISNYLSRIGVLPNDKNIVVEHYGDIVIIYSFLGSRANKALEYLLANYISQVEGYNPATASTPYIVVVKFSSIKPSTYVKTMLEGITKLNNDEVYRLVVDAVKKSKLFDWTLFRVALRSGAVNRNIKDQSMLKRILVRLRDTILGEEALREIFVRKIDLVKLQEFIDELRRGKKRLKIVKLRNASPLTEDAINEARFSDRVVAQQLPSTLIAEAVKRRLSKKEVTLICLMCGNSYRARIENLPDKPSCPRCGSRLLYPAKSQEEEKEVRRLLVKRTRKGKLKREEIRKLQNIYEKADIVLNYGRKGAEALMWIGVGPATARRVLQKIVFGEEAFYRALIEAEINYHKYKHKIEKKK, translated from the coding sequence ATGGTGCAAAATAATGCTTTCTCGCTATTGCACGAGAGACTCAGAAAAGTAATAGAAAGGTTTGGTTATAAGGAGCCTACAGTAGTACAAAGAGAAGTTATACCGATAGTTCTTAGAGGATATAGTGTGCTTGTTTCAGCGCCTACAGGGAGCGGAAAAACAGAAGCTGCCTTCTTTCCAGTAATGTCGAAAATACTTGAAGAAAGACTTACAGGTATAAGGGCACTATACATTACGCCTCTACGTAGTCTTAATCGTGATATTTTTCATAGATTGACTCAAATAGGTGACTCGGTTGGTGTGTCAATATCGCTGAGGCATGGTGATAGCAGCGAAAGAGAAAAACAAGAGTTTCTAAGGAATCCACCCGCTATTGCAATTATGACTCCGGAAACATTTTACCTAATGTTATCTGTAAAGAAATTTCAACAAAATATCAAATATTTAGAATATATAATTATTGATGAAGTTCATGAACTTTTATCCAGCAAGAGAGGTGTTGAACTCTCACTGGCCTTGGAACGTGTTGAAGCTCTTTATAGCACAAAGAAGATAAAAATAATAGCGTTATCAGCGACGCTAAATCGGCCTTACGACGTAGCACGATATATAATGGGTTATAGAGCATTCAAAGTAGTTGACCTTAGGCATCTCATGAAGAATTATAATATTCGCGTAAAAATGCCTAGAACGCAGGGTAGCAGTTCTACTGAGATAGATGATAGAGCAAAATTCATAGCAAGCATTGTTCGTGGTACGTACGGAAAAGTGCTCATATTTACGAATACCCGTGATACAGCAGAGGTACTTGGGGCTCTCCTGCGTAAAGAGCTTGGTGATATTGTTAGAGTTCATCATGGCAGTCTAAGTAAGGACGAGCGAATACGTGGCGAGAACGAGTTCCGTGAAGGCAATGTAAAGGCGCTTGTTGCGACCTCTAGCCTAGAGCTCGGAATAGATATCGGAGAAGTTAATCTTGTTATCCAATATATGTCGCCACGCCAGGCATTAAAACTTGCCCAGCGAGTTGGTCGCGCGTCACACAGAGTAGGGCTTGTATCCAGGGGCATCATAGTTACCTCAAACAATGTTTTTGACATTCTCGAGTCAGCAATAATAGCTGCAAGAACTATGCGCGGCAACATAGAGAATCTATATATACATGAGAACGCGCTTGACGCCCTCATACATCAGTTAGTTGGACTTGTAATTGAACAAGGTGAAATAGAGGTTACCAGGGCGTATAACATTATTACGCGCAGCAAATTCTACGAGAACCTTGACTTTGATACTTTCAACCAGCTCATACAAATAGGCGAGACTGTTGGAATACTAAGGATTAGGGATAATAAGATGAGGCAGGGGCCTAGGAGTAAGAGCTATTATTATTCAACAACGATGATAACAGAAACTAAGCAATATATTGTGATCGATATATCATCAGGCTCTAAGATAGGTGTGCTTGATGAGGAGTTTGTTGCTACGCTTGATAAGGGTGATATGTTTGTTCTTGCGGGCCGAATATGGGAAGTAGTTGATATAAGTAATGATAGTGTTAAAGTCGTCCCAAAGAGAGATTCCGAGAAACTATTTCCTCCTGCCTGGGAGGGCGAACTCATTCCGGTTGAAAACGGCGTTGCACGTGAAGTAGGAAGTGTACTGAGAAGAATCCTTGCTAACAAGAGTGTACTCAACTCATATCCTCTTGACGTAGAGTCTAAGAGATACGTAACGGAAAAGATTAGCAATTATTTATCACGAATAGGTGTTTTGCCGAACGATAAAAACATAGTAGTTGAACACTATGGAGATATAGTCATAATCTACAGCTTTCTTGGTTCACGTGCAAACAAGGCACTTGAGTATCTATTAGCAAACTATATCAGCCAGGTCGAGGGATATAACCCCGCCACCGCAAGCACTCCCTACATCGTTGTTGTTAAATTTTCATCAATTAAGCCAAGTACCTATGTAAAAACAATGCTTGAAGGTATTACAAAGTTGAATAATGATGAAGTTTATAGACTCGTTGTTGATGCAGTAAAGAAGAGTAAGCTGTTTGACTGGACCCTATTTCGTGTAGCACTAAGAAGTGGTGCAGTTAATAGGAATATTAAAGATCAAAGCATGCTGAAGCGTATTTTAGTAAGACTCAGAGACACTATTTTAGGTGAAGAGGCTCTAAGAGAGATATTTGTGAGGAAAATAGATTTAGTTAAGCTACAAGAATTCATTGATGAGCTTCGGCGAGGAAAGAAGCGGCTGAAGATAGTTAAACTTAGAAATGCTAGTCCGTTAACTGAAGATGCGATAAATGAGGCTAGGTTTAGTGATAGGGTTGTTGCTCAGCAGTTACCATCGACGCTTATAGCAGAAGCAGTGAAGCGTAGACTTTCGAAGAAAGAAGTCACGTTGATATGTTTAATGTGTGGGAATAGCTACAGGGCTAGAATAGAGAACCTTCCAGATAAACCGTCGTGTCCACGTTGCGGTTCTAGGTTGCTTTATCCTGCTAAGAGCCAAGAAGAGGAAAAGGAAGTACGGCGCCTTCTTGTGAAGAGAACAAGAAAGGGCAAGCTAAAGCGGGAAGAAATAAGGAAGCTTCAAAATATCTACGAGAAAGCCGATATAGTTCTTAATTATGGTAGGAAAGGCGCTGAAGCATTAATGTGGATCGGTGTAGGGCCTGCTACGGCTCGTAGAGTACTTCAGAAGATAGTGTTTGGTGAGGAAGCCTTTTATAGAGCATTAATAGAAGCAGAAATAAATTACCATAAATATAAGCATAAAATTGAGAAAAAGAAATAG
- the cedA1 gene encoding DNA import protein CedA1 has product MGDITTFISTLTSKVVAVAWGLFLLTWSIGWLLKGSPIPFIRVKRVGQDLVEDAVWAAFWLALGSSIFALISYIVNMVAGAPAINVTG; this is encoded by the coding sequence TTGGGCGACATCACGACTTTCATCAGCACACTTACAAGCAAAGTTGTTGCAGTTGCATGGGGCTTATTCCTACTAACATGGAGTATAGGATGGTTACTAAAAGGTTCTCCAATACCTTTCATCAGAGTTAAAAGAGTGGGCCAAGACCTCGTTGAAGATGCCGTGTGGGCAGCATTCTGGCTCGCGCTTGGCTCGTCAATATTTGCATTGATCTCCTACATAGTCAACATGGTTGCAGGCGCACCCGCAATTAACGTTACCGGGTGA